A single region of the Plantactinospora soyae genome encodes:
- the hpnD gene encoding presqualene diphosphate synthase HpnD, translated as MSGDDELGRAYRECARVTRSQARNFSYGIRLLRPDRRAALCAVYAVARRIDDIGDGDLPAATKLARLDQIRAALHRLPDAGTDPVLVALADAAARLPIPLAALDELVDGCVADVRGTRYDTFSELVGYCRCVAGSIGRLSLGVFDLRASADRSTAGELADTLGIALQLTNILRDIVEDRGIGRIYLPRHDLDRFGCGLEVGADGGFTDPPDRLAALVRWQAQRAERYYQSGLRLLPLLDRRSAACVAAMAGIYHRLLARMVADPMAVTRRRMSLPGWEKAYVAARAMTRSAP; from the coding sequence ATGAGTGGCGACGACGAGCTGGGGCGCGCGTACCGGGAGTGTGCCCGGGTCACCCGCAGCCAGGCGCGCAACTTCTCGTACGGCATCCGGCTGCTCCGCCCCGACCGGCGCGCCGCCCTCTGCGCCGTGTACGCGGTCGCCCGGCGCATCGACGACATCGGCGACGGTGACCTGCCGGCCGCCACCAAGCTGGCCCGGCTGGACCAGATCCGGGCCGCCCTGCACCGGCTTCCGGACGCCGGGACCGATCCGGTGCTGGTGGCGCTGGCCGACGCCGCGGCCCGGCTGCCGATTCCGCTGGCCGCCCTGGACGAACTGGTGGACGGCTGCGTCGCCGACGTCCGGGGCACCCGGTACGACACGTTCTCCGAACTCGTCGGCTACTGCCGCTGCGTCGCGGGGTCGATCGGCCGGCTCTCCCTCGGCGTGTTCGACCTGCGGGCATCGGCGGACCGGAGCACGGCCGGCGAACTCGCCGACACTCTCGGCATCGCGTTGCAGCTGACCAACATCCTCCGCGACATCGTCGAGGACCGCGGGATCGGGCGGATCTACCTGCCCCGACATGACCTGGACCGGTTCGGGTGCGGCCTGGAGGTCGGCGCCGACGGCGGGTTCACCGATCCGCCGGACCGGCTGGCCGCGCTGGTGCGCTGGCAGGCCCAGCGCGCCGAACGGTACTACCAGAGCGGGCTGCGGCTGCTGCCGCTGCTGGACCGGCGCAGCGCGGCGTGCGTGGCGGCGATGGCCGGGATCTACCACCGGCTGCTGGCCAGGATGGTCGCCGACCCGATGGCGGTCACCCGGCGCCGGATGTCCCTGCCCGGCTGGGAGAAGGCGTACGTCGCCGCGCGGGCGATGACCCGGAGCGCACCATGA
- the hpnE gene encoding hydroxysqualene dehydroxylase HpnE — protein MTTERVCVVGGGLAGIASAVRLLDAGHQVTLVEARPALGGATYSFRRGELTVDTGQHVFLRCYQQYRELLVRLGSADRAAVQDCFAVPILRVGAPPHVLARNRRLPAPAHLLPALLNYRPLRFGQRLSAVRAAAALRGVEPDDPAADRVSFGAWLAAHGQDAPTIRRLWELICIAALNAPPDQASLALAARVFRTGLLDRADAADIGRPTAPLGELHGSPAAALLRQRGASVRTGVRVQGIRVDQGRFRVVGEGVDLTADAVVLAVPHPQAARLVPVEAAPDRARWARLGAAPIVNVHVHYQQRITELEFAAGLDTPVQWVFDRTPPGASGQYLVVSISAAEQVLAVRAGTLLRTYLAALAEVFPAARQTRVRDAFVTREPRATFRQGPGSRLARPPAQTRSPGLALAGAWTDTGWPDTMEGAVRSGQRAADVVLAHLGSTSSATEATT, from the coding sequence ATGACCACCGAACGGGTCTGCGTCGTCGGTGGTGGCCTGGCCGGTATCGCCTCGGCGGTACGCCTGCTCGACGCCGGACACCAGGTGACCCTGGTCGAGGCCCGCCCGGCCCTCGGCGGCGCCACCTACTCGTTCCGGCGCGGCGAGCTCACGGTCGACACCGGCCAGCACGTCTTCCTCCGCTGCTACCAGCAGTATCGGGAACTGCTGGTCCGGCTCGGCAGCGCCGACCGGGCCGCCGTCCAGGACTGCTTCGCGGTGCCGATCCTGCGGGTCGGCGCGCCGCCGCACGTACTCGCCCGGAACCGCCGGCTGCCCGCCCCGGCCCACCTGCTGCCGGCACTGCTCAACTACCGCCCGCTGCGCTTCGGGCAGCGGCTCTCGGCGGTCCGGGCCGCCGCCGCGCTGCGTGGTGTCGAGCCGGACGATCCGGCCGCCGACCGGGTCAGCTTCGGTGCCTGGCTGGCCGCACACGGTCAGGACGCGCCGACGATCCGACGGCTGTGGGAGCTGATCTGCATCGCGGCGCTCAACGCACCGCCGGACCAGGCCTCGCTCGCGCTCGCCGCCCGGGTGTTCCGGACCGGGCTGCTCGATCGGGCCGATGCCGCCGACATCGGCCGGCCCACCGCGCCCCTGGGCGAACTGCACGGCTCCCCGGCCGCCGCCCTGCTACGGCAACGCGGCGCCTCGGTCCGCACGGGGGTACGCGTCCAGGGGATCCGGGTCGACCAGGGACGGTTCCGCGTGGTGGGCGAGGGCGTCGACCTGACCGCCGATGCCGTGGTGCTGGCGGTACCACATCCGCAGGCGGCCCGGTTGGTACCCGTGGAGGCCGCCCCGGACCGGGCCCGCTGGGCGCGGCTGGGCGCGGCGCCGATCGTCAACGTGCACGTCCACTACCAGCAGCGGATCACCGAGTTGGAGTTCGCCGCGGGGCTGGACACGCCGGTCCAGTGGGTGTTCGACCGCACGCCGCCCGGCGCGTCCGGCCAGTACCTGGTGGTGTCCATCTCCGCCGCCGAGCAGGTGCTGGCGGTCCGGGCGGGCACTCTGCTGCGGACCTACCTGGCCGCGCTGGCGGAGGTCTTTCCGGCGGCCCGGCAGACCCGGGTCCGGGACGCGTTCGTCACCCGGGAGCCCCGGGCGACGTTCCGGCAGGGTCCCGGCTCACGTCTGGCCCGGCCACCGGCCCAGACCCGGTCACCCGGGCTGGCCCTGGCCGGCGCATGGACCGACACAGGGTGGCCGGACACGATGGAGGGCGCGGTACGCAGCGGCCAGCGGGCCGCCGACGTCGTACTCGCCCACCTCGGGTCGACTTCGAGCGCGACGGAGGCGACGACATGA
- a CDS encoding polyprenyl synthetase family protein produces the protein MTTMLPSVLSQVDELVQPEIRVALERIDERTRLVAGYQLGYWDATGEPTGRSGKGLRPALALLSARAAGQDVRRGLPAAVAVELVHNFSLLHDDVIDGDLERRHRPTAWAAFGIGPAILAGDAMLSLADEVLSTGSDLDLVPGLSTLHTAIRRLIAGQAADVAFEARADVTLDECLAMARDKTAALLACSATLGAVLCGAPPTVVDGLARYGERLGLAFQLVDDLLGIWGEPAVTGKPVLSDLRARKKSVPVVRALTSGGPAGDQLADLYASPGELSPTDLALAATLIEETGARDWTEKQADRLLTEALAELDQLGEPGTATGTDLSEVHADLVAIAHFMTGRDH, from the coding sequence ATGACCACGATGCTGCCCAGCGTCCTCTCCCAGGTGGACGAGCTCGTCCAGCCCGAGATCCGGGTGGCGCTCGAGCGGATCGACGAGCGCACCCGGCTGGTCGCCGGATACCAGTTGGGCTACTGGGACGCGACGGGCGAGCCCACCGGCCGGAGCGGAAAGGGGCTGCGGCCGGCTCTGGCGCTGCTCTCGGCCCGGGCTGCCGGCCAGGACGTACGGCGTGGGCTGCCCGCCGCGGTCGCGGTGGAACTGGTGCACAACTTCTCACTGCTGCACGACGACGTCATCGACGGTGACCTGGAACGCCGGCACCGGCCGACCGCCTGGGCCGCGTTCGGGATCGGACCGGCGATCCTGGCCGGTGACGCGATGCTCAGCCTCGCCGACGAGGTGCTGTCGACCGGATCCGACCTGGACCTGGTCCCGGGACTGTCCACCCTGCACACGGCGATCCGGCGGCTGATCGCCGGGCAGGCGGCCGACGTGGCGTTCGAGGCCCGCGCCGACGTGACCCTCGACGAGTGCCTGGCGATGGCGCGGGACAAGACGGCGGCGCTGCTGGCCTGCTCCGCGACGCTCGGCGCGGTGCTCTGTGGTGCCCCGCCGACGGTGGTCGACGGCCTGGCCCGGTACGGCGAACGCCTCGGCCTGGCCTTCCAGCTCGTCGACGACCTGCTCGGCATCTGGGGCGAGCCGGCGGTGACCGGCAAACCGGTGCTGTCCGACCTGCGGGCCCGGAAGAAGTCGGTGCCGGTGGTCCGGGCCCTCACCTCGGGCGGCCCGGCCGGTGACCAGCTCGCCGACCTGTACGCGAGCCCCGGTGAACTGTCCCCCACGGACCTGGCCCTGGCCGCCACCCTGATCGAGGAGACCGGCGCCCGGGACTGGACCGAGAAGCAGGCCGACCGGCTGCTCACCGAGGCGCTGGCCGAACTGGACCAGCTGGGCGAGCCGGGTACGGCCACCGGGACCGACCTGTCCGAGGTGCACGCCGACCTGGTGGCGATCGCGCACTTCATGACGGGACGGGACCACTGA